The genomic segment CGCAGGCCGTTGACGGTGGTGCGGATGGCCGTGGGGTGGTGGGCAAAGTCGTCGTAGACGGTGATGCCGTTCACCCTGCCGCGCACTTCCATGCGGCGCTTGACGTTTTCAAACGTGGTGAGCGCTTGCGCGGCCGTTGCGGGTGACACGCCGACATGATCGGCCGCGGCGATGGCAGCCAGCGCATTGAGTTGGTTGTGCACGCCGCCAATGGCCCACTGCACATGGGCGACCGCTTGGCCGGCTTGCAGCACGTTGAAACTGGCGGGTTCGCCATCGGCCACGAAGTCGCTCACGGCCGAACCAAAGCTGCGCACCTCGCTCCAGCAGCCTTGAGCCAGCACGCGGGTCAGGCTTTCTTCCAGGCCGTTGACCACCACGCGACCCGAGCCGGGCACGGTGCGCACCAGGTGGTGGAACTGGCGCTCGATAGCGGCCAGGTCGTCAAAGATGTCGGCGTGGTCGAATTCGAGGTTGTTCAGGATGGCCGTGCGCGGGCGGTAGTGCACGAACTTGCTGCGCTTGTCGAAAAAGGCGGTGTCGTACTCGTCGGCTTCGATCACGAAATACTGGCCCCCGCCCAAGCGGGCCGACACGCCAAAGTTGAGCGGCACGCCGCCCACCAAAAAACCGGGTTCCAGCCCAGCCTGCTCCAGCACCCAGGCCAGCATCGAGGTGGTGGTGGTTTTGCCGTGCGTGCCGGCGACGGCCAGCACATGGCGGCCTTGCAGCACCTGTTCGGACAGCCACTGGGGGCCGCTGGTGTAGGGGGCGCCGGCTTCCAAAATGGCTTCCATCAAGGGGAATTTGGGGCTGCCGTCGGCCAATCGGGCGCGGCTGACCACATTGCCGATCACATACATATCGGGTTGGAGGGCCATCTGGTCAGTGTCAAAGCCCTCGATCAGCTCGATGCCCAAAGCCCTCAGCTGGTCGCTCATGGGCGGGTAGACGCCTGCATCACACCCTGTGACCCGATGCCCTGCCTCGCGGGCCAACGCGGCCAAGCCCCCCATGAAGGTCCCACAAATGCCCAATATATGTATATGCATCCCCCGATTTTAGGGGGCCATCGGCCGCAAACTGGACAGCGCCCCATTGGGGCCGGTCACAATCGGTGCCCATGAACGACCTTGCCCTTGAAATTGCTGCAACCGCCGCCCGTTTGGTGGTCGAAGAAGGCCTGGCTTTTGGTGCAGCCAAGCACCGCGCCCTCAAAGAGCTTGGCCTGCCCGCCCGGACGGCTTTACCTGCCAACGATGTGGTCGAGTCTGAGGTGCGCGACTACATCGCCTTGTTTTGCGCCGACACGCAGCCCGGCGAGCTGCTGGCCTTGCGCGAACTGGCCAAGGTATGGATGCAGCGTCTGGCCGAATTTCGCCCGCATCTGGGCGGTGCGGTCTGGCAAGGCTGGGCCACGCGCTTGTGTGATGTGGACCTGGCTTTGTTTTGTGACGACCCCAAATCGGCCGAAATTGCCCTGATCAACCAGAATCAGCGCTACGAGACGCAAAGCGTGCGCGGCCTGCATGGGGACGATGTGGAGGTGTTGAGTCTGCACAGTTTTTGTGCACCTTTGAACGAAGATGTGGGCGTGCACCTGCGCATTTACGATCTGGATGATATGCGTGGGGCTTTGCTGCCCGATGCCCAAGGCCGTTCTCCCCGGGGGGATTTGGCTGCTTTAGAGCGCTTGCTGGCGGCATGAAAGACAATTCGAGCATGAACCCATCCACTTCAAACTCCTCCAGACGCCACCTGATTTGGGGGGCTGGTGCTGCCGCTGCGGTTGCCGGTGTGGGCGTGGCCTTGTGGCGGTTTGAGCCCCGCGACGTGGCCCAAGCTGCCAGCCATCCGTTTTGGGCTCAGCAATTCGAGACGCCCTCTGGCGAAGCCTTGGCCATGGCGGGTTTTCAGGGCAAACCCCTGCTGCTCAACTTCTGGGCCACTTGGTGCCCGCCTTGCATCGAAGAGTTGCCCATGATCGAGGCCTTCTGGCAAGAAAATAGGCCCAACGGTCATCAAGTGGTGGCTTTGGCCATTGATCAGCCCAGTGCAGTGCGTCGCTTTTTGGGGCGACAGCCGCTGGGCTTCCCTGTCGGAATGGCGGGATTGGCGGGCACAGAACTGGCCAAGTCACTGGGCAATGCGGCGGGTGGTTTGCCATTTACCGTCTTTTTCAAAGAAGATGGCAGCATTTGGCGACAGAAGATGGGTCAATTGACATCGGATGATCTCGCCCAATGGCGCGATGTTCGTATTTGAGTAGCTCCGGCACTTGATGTGCTGGGCTTTTGCCGCTCGCCATGGCCGGCGGCAACGGTAAAACTGTTCCAATTCTGACCAGAAAAGACGATTTCGAGGGTTTTTACTGAAATTTGGTGTAAATTCAAGCCATTACCTGTGCTTACCGCAATGGAGGATCTATGGACTTGCGCAAACTGAAAACCCTGATTGATTTGGTGTCCGACTCGAATGTGTCGGAGCTGGAAATCACCGAAGCCGAAGGCAAGGTGCGCATCGTCAAGAGCATGGGCGTGGCCCAACCGGTCGTGATGCAGGCTGCTGCGCCTGTTGCTGCGGCGCCGATGGTGGCGGCTCCCGTTGCGCCGGTAGAGGCGGCGGCACCTGTTTCAGCGCCTGCTGGGCATGCGGTCAAATCACCCATGGTGGGCACGTTCTACCGCTCGTCCAGCCCCGGCGCAGCCCCTTTCATCCAGATCGGCTCGGTGGTCAAAGAGGGCGACACCTTGTGCATCATTGAAGCCATGAAGATCCTCAACGAGATCGAGTCCGACAAGTCCGGCACCGTCACGCAAATCCTGTGTGAAAACGGCCAGGCTGTGGAATACGGTCAGCCTCTTTTCATCGTCGAATAACGCATCGGGGATTTCATGTTCAAGAAAATCCTGGTCGCCAACCGAGGCGAAATCGCCTTGCGCATCCAGCGCGCTTGTCGCGAACTGGGCGTCAAGGCGGTGATGGTCTATTCCGAAGCCGACAAAGAAGCCAAATACGTCAAACTGGCCGAAGAAGCCGTTTGTATTGGTCCAGCCGCTTCGCCGCTGAGCTACCTCAACATGCCCGCCATCATCTCGGCCGCCGAAGTGACGGACGCCGAGGCGATTCACCCCGGGTACGGCTTCTTGAGTGAAAACGCCGACTTCGCCGAGCGGGTCGAGAAAAGCGGTTTCCAGTTCATTGGTCCCACGCCCGAGTCGATCCGCATCATGGGCGACAAGGTGTCGGCCAAGCAGGCCATGATCCGCGCTGGCGTGCCCTGCGTGCCTGGCTCCGAAGGCGAATTGCCCGATGACCCGGTGCAAATCCGCCGCATTGCCAAAGCCGTGGGTTACCCGGTCATCATCAAGGCCGCTGGCGGCGGTGGTGGTCGTGGCATGCGTGTGGTTCACACCGAGGCGGCGCTCATCAACGCCGTGCAAATGACCAAAGCCGAAGCCGGTGCAGCCTTTGGCAATCCGGCGGTCTACATGGAAAAGTTCCTGCAGAACCCACGGCACATCGAGATCCAGATTCTGGCCGACAAGTTCAAGAATGCGGTTTATTTGGGTGAGCGCGATTGTTCCATGCAGCGCCGTCACCAAAAAGTGATCGAAGAAGCGCCGGCACCTGGTATTCCCCGCAAACTGATCGACAAGATTGGTGAGCGTTGCGTGGCCGCTTGCAAGAAGATTGGCTACCGCGGTGCGGGGACGTTCGAGTTTTTGTTTGAAAATGGCGAGTTCTATTTCATTGAAATGAACACCCGCGTCCAGGTGGAGCACCCGGTGACCGAATGGGTCACAGGCATAGACATCGTCAAGACCCAGATCATGGTGGCTGCAGGCGAAAAATTGCCTTTCACCCAAAGGCAGATCGAAATTCGAGGCCATGCCATTGAATGCCGCATCAACGCCGAAGATCCTTTCAAGTTCACACCTTCGCCAGGTCGCGTCACATCGTGGCACATGCCCGGTGGTCCCGGCGTGCGGGTTGATTCGCATGTGTACAACAACTACTTTGTACCGCCGAACTACGACTCCATGATCGGCAAGCTGATCGTGCATGGCGACACCCGTGAGCAGGCCCTGGCCCGCATGCAAACCGCCTTGAACGAGACGGTGATCGAAGGCATCAACACCAACGTGCCTTTGCACCGCGAGTTGATGGTGGACGCCAAGTTCATGCAAGGTGGCACCAACATCCACTATCTGGAACACTGGCTGAGCCAGCACAAGCGCTGACACTGTATGTTTGAACTGAGCCTGCTGTGCCCGGAAGACCGGGTCGATGTCTTGAGCGATGCCCTCGATGCCCTGGATGCCTTGAGTGTGTCGGTCGAAGACGCCGATGCCCAGACCCCTGCAGAGCAGGCCCTGTTTGGTGAGCCCGGCATGCCGCCGCCCAAGGATGGTTGGCAGCGCTCGCGCATGGTGGCGTTGTTTGCGCAAGAGGCCCAAGCCCAAGAGGCGGTTCATCTCTTGTCTGTCCAAGACTTTTTCGATGGCTGCCGCATTCTGGGTGTTCAAGCCGTGGCCGACCAAGACTGGGTTCGTTTGACCCAATCGCAGTTTTCCCCCGTTGAAATCACCCCCGATTTCTGGATCGTGCCCACTTGGCACGAACCGCCCGCCCAGGCCCAACAGATCATTCGTCTCGATCCTGGGCTGGCTTTCGGCACGGGCACCCACCCGACCACCCGCATGTGCTTGCGCTGGATTGCGCAGCATGGCGTGCAGGGTCAACGTGTGCTCGATTACGGCTGTGGCTCGGGCATTTTGGCGATCGGTGCGGCCAAATACGGCGCGAATGATATCGATGCGGTGGACATCGACGAAGCGGCCGTGACGTCCACGGTTTTGAACGCCCAAGCCAATGGGGTGAACCTTCTGGCCGGTTTGCCTGACAAGGCTAAGGGGCCCTACCAAACGGTGCTGGCCAATATTCTGGCCACGCCGCTGAAGGTTCTGGCGCCGCTGTTGTGCTCTTATGTCGCCCCATCGGGTGCCTTGGTGTTGGCGGGCATTTTGGCGCGTCAAGCCGATGAGCTGAAAGCTGCCTATGCGCCCTGGACCCAGCTTGAAGTGGCCGACAGTGAAGATGGCTGGATCCTCATGACGGCGACCTCGCCCGCCATCCCGTCCTGATCTGTGCGGTGCCGAGGCTGGCCAAAATCACGGATATCGCATGAGTTGGATCACCCGTTGCCCTGCATGCGGCACGACCTACAAGGTGGTGCCCGATCAACTCAAAATTGCCCAAGGTTGGTTGCGTTGCGGGCAATGCCAGCAGGCTTTTGACAGCTCGGGCCTGGTCCTCGACTGGCCCGACGCCAGTCCAGATGCATCGCACGATCAGGTGTCAGCGCCTGGTGGTCAGAGGATGCCCATCGATGAGTTCCTCAAGCAGGAAGACCGTTCGCCATTGGCGCCAGCCATGACCGCGGTGGACGCCTTTGGCGAGGCGCTGTCTAGCTTTAAACCTCAGCCTCTGTTACCTGCCGAAGACCAGCTGCTTTCAAAATCTGGGGGCACGCCCAATCATGCCCAAGCGCAAGTGGGTGAGCGCCCGCCTCGATCCTGGTTGCTCGGCGTGTCGAATTTCCTGTTGCTGCTTGCATTGGGACTTCAATGGCTCTGGATCGAGCGACATGTGTTGGCCAGCATGGATCCGGCTGTTGCCAAAGGCCTGAACACGGTGTGCCGCGTGCTGGGGTGTGAGGTATTGCCCTTGCAGATCAAGGATGGTGTGCTCATCGAAAGCTCCAGTCTGACACCACTTGTGGATGGTTTGGGGCTCAGCTGGTCTGTGCGCAATGTCACTGCACAAGCCGTGCAAATGCCCGCATTGGAATTGAGCTTGCTGGATGCGCAAGACAAAACCTTGGTGCGGCGGGTTTTGCTGGTGCGACAGCAGGGAGCGCCCAGTTCTCTGGAGCCTGGACAAACATGGGAGGGGCAATTGCATCTGTTGCCTGAAGTTGGCCTCTCGCCATCGGGTTACAGGTTGCTCAGTTTTTACCCCTGAACCCGGGTTTTGGGGTGCGATGACTTGAACGGCTGCTGCGAACCGTTCGTAAAAAAGCCCAACACTGTTGCCAGTATTGGGCTTTGCGCTACGAGCGTCTAACGTTCGAATCAGGGCTTAGCGGCCGAAGGAAACGGCCATGCAGCTTGAGGATTCAGCGTTGTCTGTGCAGCGGGGGCAGCGGGTGCTTTAGATGCCTTCTTTGCAGCAGGCTTTTTAGCGGCCTTTTTCACAGCTGGCTTTTTAGCAGCTGGTTTTTTGGCAGCAGTTTTCTTGGCGGCTGCTTTTTTAGCTGGAGCGGCTTTTTTGGCTGCTGGCTTTTTGGCGGCTGCTTTTTTAGGAGCTGCTTTTTTAGCTGGAGCGGCTTTTTTGGCTGCTGGCTTTTTGGCGGCTGCTTTTTTAGGAGCTGCTTTTTTAGCTGGAGCGGCTTTTTTGGCTGCTGGCTTTTTAGCGGCTACTTTTTTAGCTGCTGGCTTTTTGGCTGCAACAGCCTTTTTGGCCGGAGCTGCCTTTTTAGCTGCTGGCTTCTTGGCTGCGGCTACTTTTTTAGCTGCAGGTTTCTTGGCCGCGACGGCCTTCTTTGCGGGAGCAGCTTTTTTTGCTGCTGCTTTTTTTGCAGTTGCCATGATTTTCTCCTTGATCAAGTTGAGAACTCAACGGAAAGGGAACGCTTGGTGCTTGTTGGATTGCACAAAGCGATCCATGGCGCTGAGGAAACCCCCAACACCATGAACGCGGGAAAGCCACAGCGCACAACACCCGAGGGCGCTGCAAACTGTGGCTTGAAGAGGGGTTGCATTGAAGGGGTGTTCAGAAGATCAGTCCCAGGACAAAGCCCCGCCAGTTTGATACTCGATGACCCGGGTTTCAAAGAAATTGCGTTCTTTCTTCAGGTCAATCATTTCGCTCATCCAGGGGAAGGGATTTTCTTCGTTGGGGAAGAGGGCTTCCAAGCCGATCTGGGTGGCACGGCGGTTGGCGATATAACGCAAATAACCTTTGAACATGGATGCGTTCATGCCCAGCACGCCACGCGGCATGGTGTCTTCGGCATAACGGTATTCCAATTCCACCGCGTGGAGGAACAGCTCTTTGATTTCTGCTTTGAACTCCGCAGTCCACAACTGAGGATTCTCGTGCTTGATGGTGTTGATCATGTCAATACCAAAGTTGCAGTGCATGGATTCGTCGCGCAGGATGTATTGGTACTGCTCAGCGGCACCGGTCATCTTGTTTTGACGGCCCAAGGCCAGAATTTGTGTGAAGCCGACGTAGAAGAAAAGACCTTCCATCAAGCAAGCAAACACAATCAAGGACTTGAGCAAAGTCTGATCGGTTTCTTGCGTTCCGGTCTTGAAGTGCGGGTCCATGATCACGTTGATGAACGGGATCAGAAATTCGTCCTTGTCGCGGATGGATTTGACTTCGTTGTAGGCGTTGAAAATCTCACTCTCATCCAAGCCCAACGACTCTGTGATGTATTGGTAAGCGTGGGTGTGGATCGCTTCTTCAAAGGCTTGGCGCAACAGGAACTGGCGGCATTCGGGGGCCGTGATGTGGCGGTAAGTGCCCAGGGTGATGTTGTTGGCCGCCAAAGAGTCTGCGGTCACAAAGAACCCCAGGTTGCGCTTGACCATGCGACGCTCGTCTTCGGTCAGACCGTTGGGGTCTTTCCACAGGGCGATGTCGCGGTTCATGTTGACTTCTTGCGGCATCCAATGGTTGGCGCAGGTGGCCAGGTATTTCTCCCAAGCCCATTTGTATTTGAAAGGCACCAACTGGTTGACGTCGGTCTGGCCGTTGATGATGCGTTTGTCGGCCGCAGTCATGCGGCGAGGGCTGGCTGTTGGAGATGCAGCAGCAGACGCTGAGCCTGCATCAGCGCCGGAGAATGAGGGCATCGCAGTCGGCGATGCAGGTTTGACTTGTTCGTCCCAGGACAACATAAAAAATTCCAGTTCTCAAATTATGAAAGCAAGCGCACAAAAATCAAAGAAGCGATTCACTTTTTCGATGTGCACGACCGTGAAGTGTTGTTCAATTGCATCGCACTTGGCTTGTCACAGCAAAGTGCAATGCTTTTCAAATCACTGACAGGCTTCACAACCAGGGTCGTCGATCGCGCAAAACTTGACGTCGGTGGCGGGTGACGTATTCATTGCTGCTTGCGCGGCGGCTGCAGCGGCGTCCATGGCACTTGTGCCACTGGCGGGAGAACCCGAGGAAGACACCGCGTTGTGTGAGCCGGAATTCACCGTGGATTTCTCAACTTGCGTAGCGCTGGATGTGCGCAAGTAGTAAGTGGTTTTCAGGCCACGCAACCAAGCGAGCTTGTAAGTGTCATCGAGCTTTTTGCCCGACGCACCAGCCATGTAAATGTTGAGCGACTGGGCTTGGTCAATCCATTTTTGACGACGCGCTGCAGCTTCCACCAGCCACGTGGTTTCAACCTCAAACGCGGTGGCGTAGAGCGCTTTGATTTCTTGTGGCACGCGGTCGATGGGGCGCAGCGAGCCGTCGAAGTGCTTCAGGTCCATGACCATGACGTCGTCCCACAGGCCCAAGCGCTTCAAGTCACGCACCAAGTAGCCGTTGATCACGGTGAACTCACCAGAGAGGTTGGACTTGACCGAGAGATTGCCAAAGCAAGGCTCGATCGAGGCATCGACGCCAATGATGTTGGAAATCGTGGCGGTGGGGGCAATGGCGACACAGTTGGAGTTGCGCATGCCGTCAGCAGCAATTTTTTGGCGCAGCGTATCCCAATCGAGCGTGGATGAACGGTCGACTTCGACATAGCCGCCGCGTTCGCGCTCCAGCAGGTTCAGCGTGTCCAGAGGCAAGATGCCCTGATCCCACAGCGAGCCTTTGTAGGTGGCGTATTGACCACGCTCTTTGGCCAGTTCGGTCGAAGCCCAATAGGCGTAATAGCAAATCGCTTCCATGGACTGGTCGGCAAATTCCACCGCCGCTTGGGAAGCGTAGGGGACGCGCATTTCGTACAGCGAATCCTGAAAGCCCATCAAGCCCAGACCAACAGGACGGTGGCGCATGTTGGAGTCACGGGCTTTCTTGACGGCGTAGTAATTGATGTCGATCACGTTGTCCAGCATGCGCATGGCGATCGTGATGGTCTTTTTCAATTTGTCGTGGTCAATGACTTTCCCGTCGGCGCTGTCTTTGAGGTGGCGCGACAAGTTGACCGAGCCGAGGTTGCAGACCGCGGTTTCGGTGTCGCTGGTGTTGAGCGTGATCTCGGTGCACAGGTTGGACGAGTGAACCACGCCGACGTGCTGCTGCGGCGAGCGCACGTTGCAAGGGTCCTTGAAAGTGATCCAGGGGTGGCCGGTTTCAAACAGCATCGACAGCATCTTGCGCCACAGGTCGGTGGCGGGCAAGGTCTTGCTGGGCTTGATTTCGCCGCGTGCGGCTTTTTGTTCGTAAGCCACGTAGGCTTTTTCAAAGGCCAAGCCAAACAGATCGTGCAAATCGGGCACGTCCGATGGCGAGAACAGGGTCCAGCTGCCCTTTTCCATCACGCGGCGCATGAACAGATCGGGAATCCAGTTGGCCGTGTTCATGTCATGGGTGCGGCGGCGGTCATCGCCAGTGTTCTTGCGCAGTTCCAGGAATTCTTCGATGTCCAGGTGCCAGGTTTCCAAATAGGTGCAGACGGCACCCTTGCGCTTGCCGCCCTGATTGACTGCTACGGCTGTGTCGTTGACCACTTTCAGGAAAGGCACCACGCCTTGCGATTCGCCGTTGGTGCCCTTGATGTGCGAGCCCATGGCACGTACGCGTGTCCAGTCGTTGCCCAGGCCGCCCGCAAACTTGGACAGCAGAGCGTTTTCTTTGATCGACTCGTAAATGCCGTCCAGAT from the Limnohabitans sp. 2KL-27 genome contains:
- the mpl gene encoding UDP-N-acetylmuramate:L-alanyl-gamma-D-glutamyl-meso-diaminopimelate ligase, whose amino-acid sequence is MHIHILGICGTFMGGLAALAREAGHRVTGCDAGVYPPMSDQLRALGIELIEGFDTDQMALQPDMYVIGNVVSRARLADGSPKFPLMEAILEAGAPYTSGPQWLSEQVLQGRHVLAVAGTHGKTTTTSMLAWVLEQAGLEPGFLVGGVPLNFGVSARLGGGQYFVIEADEYDTAFFDKRSKFVHYRPRTAILNNLEFDHADIFDDLAAIERQFHHLVRTVPGSGRVVVNGLEESLTRVLAQGCWSEVRSFGSAVSDFVADGEPASFNVLQAGQAVAHVQWAIGGVHNQLNALAAIAAADHVGVSPATAAQALTTFENVKRRMEVRGRVNGITVYDDFAHHPTAIRTTVNGLRRQVGAARILAIFEPRSNTMKLGTMKAQLPWSLEEADLAFCHSGGLGWDAQAALQPMGDKAQVGANIDEMIAQVLAQVQPGDHLLCMSNGGFGGIHAKLLAALASR
- a CDS encoding TlpA disulfide reductase family protein, whose product is MNPSTSNSSRRHLIWGAGAAAAVAGVGVALWRFEPRDVAQAASHPFWAQQFETPSGEALAMAGFQGKPLLLNFWATWCPPCIEELPMIEAFWQENRPNGHQVVALAIDQPSAVRRFLGRQPLGFPVGMAGLAGTELAKSLGNAAGGLPFTVFFKEDGSIWRQKMGQLTSDDLAQWRDVRI
- the accB gene encoding acetyl-CoA carboxylase biotin carboxyl carrier protein, with the protein product MDLRKLKTLIDLVSDSNVSELEITEAEGKVRIVKSMGVAQPVVMQAAAPVAAAPMVAAPVAPVEAAAPVSAPAGHAVKSPMVGTFYRSSSPGAAPFIQIGSVVKEGDTLCIIEAMKILNEIESDKSGTVTQILCENGQAVEYGQPLFIVE
- the accC gene encoding acetyl-CoA carboxylase biotin carboxylase subunit; the encoded protein is MFKKILVANRGEIALRIQRACRELGVKAVMVYSEADKEAKYVKLAEEAVCIGPAASPLSYLNMPAIISAAEVTDAEAIHPGYGFLSENADFAERVEKSGFQFIGPTPESIRIMGDKVSAKQAMIRAGVPCVPGSEGELPDDPVQIRRIAKAVGYPVIIKAAGGGGGRGMRVVHTEAALINAVQMTKAEAGAAFGNPAVYMEKFLQNPRHIEIQILADKFKNAVYLGERDCSMQRRHQKVIEEAPAPGIPRKLIDKIGERCVAACKKIGYRGAGTFEFLFENGEFYFIEMNTRVQVEHPVTEWVTGIDIVKTQIMVAAGEKLPFTQRQIEIRGHAIECRINAEDPFKFTPSPGRVTSWHMPGGPGVRVDSHVYNNYFVPPNYDSMIGKLIVHGDTREQALARMQTALNETVIEGINTNVPLHRELMVDAKFMQGGTNIHYLEHWLSQHKR
- the prmA gene encoding 50S ribosomal protein L11 methyltransferase, whose product is MFELSLLCPEDRVDVLSDALDALDALSVSVEDADAQTPAEQALFGEPGMPPPKDGWQRSRMVALFAQEAQAQEAVHLLSVQDFFDGCRILGVQAVADQDWVRLTQSQFSPVEITPDFWIVPTWHEPPAQAQQIIRLDPGLAFGTGTHPTTRMCLRWIAQHGVQGQRVLDYGCGSGILAIGAAKYGANDIDAVDIDEAAVTSTVLNAQANGVNLLAGLPDKAKGPYQTVLANILATPLKVLAPLLCSYVAPSGALVLAGILARQADELKAAYAPWTQLEVADSEDGWILMTATSPAIPS
- a CDS encoding zinc-ribbon and DUF3426 domain-containing protein, which translates into the protein MSWITRCPACGTTYKVVPDQLKIAQGWLRCGQCQQAFDSSGLVLDWPDASPDASHDQVSAPGGQRMPIDEFLKQEDRSPLAPAMTAVDAFGEALSSFKPQPLLPAEDQLLSKSGGTPNHAQAQVGERPPRSWLLGVSNFLLLLALGLQWLWIERHVLASMDPAVAKGLNTVCRVLGCEVLPLQIKDGVLIESSSLTPLVDGLGLSWSVRNVTAQAVQMPALELSLLDAQDKTLVRRVLLVRQQGAPSSLEPGQTWEGQLHLLPEVGLSPSGYRLLSFYP
- a CDS encoding histone H1-like repetitive region-containing protein, with the protein product MATAKKAAAKKAAPAKKAVAAKKPAAKKVAAAKKPAAKKAAPAKKAVAAKKPAAKKVAAKKPAAKKAAPAKKAAPKKAAAKKPAAKKAAPAKKAAPKKAAAKKPAAKKAAPAKKAAAKKTAAKKPAAKKPAVKKAAKKPAAKKASKAPAAPAAQTTLNPQAAWPFPSAAKP
- a CDS encoding ribonucleotide-diphosphate reductase subunit beta translates to MPSFSGADAGSASAAASPTASPRRMTAADKRIINGQTDVNQLVPFKYKWAWEKYLATCANHWMPQEVNMNRDIALWKDPNGLTEDERRMVKRNLGFFVTADSLAANNITLGTYRHITAPECRQFLLRQAFEEAIHTHAYQYITESLGLDESEIFNAYNEVKSIRDKDEFLIPFINVIMDPHFKTGTQETDQTLLKSLIVFACLMEGLFFYVGFTQILALGRQNKMTGAAEQYQYILRDESMHCNFGIDMINTIKHENPQLWTAEFKAEIKELFLHAVELEYRYAEDTMPRGVLGMNASMFKGYLRYIANRRATQIGLEALFPNEENPFPWMSEMIDLKKERNFFETRVIEYQTGGALSWD
- a CDS encoding ribonucleoside-diphosphate reductase subunit alpha; translated protein: MQSALNIASPSPALIRQPEAGQSSLPSLQALANYQIIRRNGAVVPFEPNKIAVALMKAFLAVHGTQGAASASVREVVEELTQNVVRALVRSRPGGGTFHIEDVQDQVELGLMRSSNHEVARAYVLYRERRTQERAQQQQVAPTPAEPRLHVIDGGQRVALDLDYLKTLMINACAGLGKDVSPEPIVAETMRNLYDGVPMEEVYKASILASRTLIEKDPDYTYVTARLLMHTIAKEILGKEVTQDQMAEEYINYFPQFIKKGVDNDLLDEKLLQFDLKQLAAALKPERDLQFDYLGLQTLYDRYFLHVRKTRIEMPQAFFMRVAMGLSLNEINREARAIEFYEILSSFDFMSSTPTLFNSGTLRSQLSSCYLTTVPDDLDGIYESIKENALLSKFAGGLGNDWTRVRAMGSHIKGTNGESQGVVPFLKVVNDTAVAVNQGGKRKGAVCTYLETWHLDIEEFLELRKNTGDDRRRTHDMNTANWIPDLFMRRVMEKGSWTLFSPSDVPDLHDLFGLAFEKAYVAYEQKAARGEIKPSKTLPATDLWRKMLSMLFETGHPWITFKDPCNVRSPQQHVGVVHSSNLCTEITLNTSDTETAVCNLGSVNLSRHLKDSADGKVIDHDKLKKTITIAMRMLDNVIDINYYAVKKARDSNMRHRPVGLGLMGFQDSLYEMRVPYASQAAVEFADQSMEAICYYAYWASTELAKERGQYATYKGSLWDQGILPLDTLNLLERERGGYVEVDRSSTLDWDTLRQKIAADGMRNSNCVAIAPTATISNIIGVDASIEPCFGNLSVKSNLSGEFTVINGYLVRDLKRLGLWDDVMVMDLKHFDGSLRPIDRVPQEIKALYATAFEVETTWLVEAAARRQKWIDQAQSLNIYMAGASGKKLDDTYKLAWLRGLKTTYYLRTSSATQVEKSTVNSGSHNAVSSSGSPASGTSAMDAAAAAAQAAMNTSPATDVKFCAIDDPGCEACQ